The Vreelandella piezotolerans genomic interval AACGATAGCCCATGCACAAAGCTTCCTTGAAACGGCTGTTTTAATAAATTAAATAACAAGGAGTTACTGCTTTGTAGTGGCGAGTGTACCGCACGACAACTAGTATGGTGTGGTACCTATCATTAAAGCAGCATCTCAGGAGGAGACGCGATATGAGTACCCCGTTGATGAAGAAGCTAGCGGTTGCCCTACTGATGGCCATGATGGTGGGCGGCTTAGCAGCCTGTGATAACCAGGGCCCTGCAGAAGAAGCAGGTGAGAGCATCGATGAAAGCATGGAAGATGCGGGTGAAAGCCTGGAGGAGATGGGCGAAAATATCGAAGAGTCGGCAGAGGAGTAAGTAAAAGGCTCTTTGCAGTATAGCGATACACCACCGATACAAAAACAGCCGCTGATAAGCGGCTGTTTTAGGTTTTGAGGCTTAAAATTTTAGGCTTGGGAAGTGGTCAGGCGAGTTGTCATTATGCACCTGGGTTTTGCTCGATACCCTGTAAGTACCAAGGCGCTTGGTCGCGCATGCTGCGAGTCAGGTGCCAGGTTTCGTTGAACTCGGTTTGTTCACCGTTTTCGTCCAAGATACCGTGGAAAATCACGGTCGCTTCAGCATACCCCTCATACTCGTTAACATCCCCAAGTTCGGCAAATAGTTTCACCACCTCGGTCTGATTGTTAGCAGGCTGTTCGGCACGCTCTTGACGCAGCAGGTTATAAAGTTCAGGGGTCACATACTCCTGTATTTTACTGAAATCGTTATTATCCCAAGCGCGTTGGAGTGTCATAAAGTGCTCTTTCGCACCTCCTAGGAAGCGCTCTTTATCAAACCAGGCGGGGGTACTCTGCAAACCGCTTGCTAAGCTCCCAGGGGTTGCTTTGAAGTGGCTGGTCGATGCATGCGGCATCTCTTGACGCTCACGCTGATAGCCATGCGTCACGGATGCGGGTCGACGCTGCCGCATGAAGGCTCGGAAGGCGACAATAGCCAGCACGGCAACGCCCGCCATGACAAGCAGGTCCATTAAGCGTAGCTCGTCGAACGCCCCGCCGAAAAACAGCGCCGCCAGCAAGCCGCCCGCCAGCAAACCACCCATCATGCCCCCCATGCCGCCGCGGCGGGCAGCACTCGCGGCGCCTGCCTGTTGCTGGGTGCCTTGAGCCTGTTGTTGTGCGGGCGTGCTGGCTGGACGATCAGCGGAGCGTGACACGCTACCCATACTGCTGCCACCGCCTAGGCGGCGTGCCTCTGCGTGTTCGATGGCGGCGCTAACGCCCATAACGCTCACCAATAGCATCACAAAGAATTGCCTTAACATGTTGATTCTCCAATAAGGATGCAGGGAATGCCAAATGCTTCGGTGCGAAGCAGATAGAAAAGGTTGGGCTGTCAGTTTACCGTGTAATACCTCGCCTAGGTGATGGTAAGCGCTGTTATAAAGACAAAAAAAGGAGCGAAAAGTGCGTTTAGATCAGTCTCGAAGCGTCCTATTGATGATCGATTTTCAAGCCGGTTTGCTGCCCGTCATCGAGGGTGGCGAGGCGGCGATTAAAGAGGCTGCTTGGCTTGCCGGTATTGCCGGTGCTTTGCAGGTGCCGGTATGGCTAACCGAGCAGTATCCTGAGCGGCTGGGTGGCACTACACCGACGCTGTTGGAGGGCTTGGGAACGCACGAGCTGTGGCAAAAGCGGCATTTTAGTGCGACAGAAGAGGAGTCGTTTAGTCAGGCGCTGGCCGCGCTTGGACGCAAGCAGGTGATCGTGTGCGGTACCGAAGCGCACATCTGCGTACTGCAGAGCGCGCTGGGGCTGTTGGAGGCGGGGTATCAAGTATTTTGGCTGAGTGAAGCCACCGCCAGTCGCCGGTCGGATGAGGCGCGCCTTGCTCGTCAGCGTGCGTGTGCCAATGGGGCGGTGGCGGTGTCCGCGGATATGGTGGCCTATGAGTGGCTCCACCGCTGTGATACGGCCACTTTTAAAGAGATTCATCGCCGGTTTTTAAAGCCAAGGTCGGCTCAAGCGGTCACCTTTTATTGATCTTAACGATCCGTTTCGCGACGGGTGAACACGAGCGTATCGCCTTCGGAGGCGGCGGAATCGAAACGGTAGCCTGCCACATCGAAGTCTTTGAGCGCTTCGGGGTCATTGATCTGCTGTCGAATGATCCAAGCGCTCATCAACCCGCGCGCTTTTTTCGCATAGAAACTGATGATTTTGAACGTGCCGTTTTTCTCATCCTTGAAGACGGGAGTGATCACTCGGGCATCCAGCTTCTTAGCTTCGATGGCTTTGAAGTATTCGTTGGAGGCTAGGTTCACAAGCACTTTCGACCCACTCTCGGCAATCGCACTGTTCAGCGCAGGTGTCAGGAGGGGCTTCCAATAAGCGTAAAGATCCTTGCCCGCATCGTTGGGCAGTTTGGTACCCATTTCCAAGCGGTAGGCCTGGATCAAGTCCAGCGGACGCAGCAAACCATAGAGACCCGATAAAATACGCAAATGCTGCTGGGCAAACTGATTGTCCGCATCGCTGAAGGTCTCGGCTTCCAGACCCGCGTAGACGTCTCCCTGAAACGCCTGCACGGCAGGTTTGGCGTTGTCCAGCGAGAAAGGGGGCTGCCACTCGGCAAAGCGAGCCGCGTTCAGGCCTGCTAGCTTGTCACTGATGCCCATTAGGTCGCTGATTTTCTGAGGGGAGTAGCCGCGTAGAATATCGATCAGCGGCTGGCTGTGTTCGAGGAAATCCGGTTGTGTGACGTTTTGGGTCGTCGGAGGTGTTTCAAAATCCAGCGTTTTGGCGGGGGAAATGACGCTCAGCATGGCGTGCTCCTTGTGCCGTGACAAAAGGGGGCCGCGGAACGCGGCCACAATATGGATAGTGAGATTATATCAAGCCTTGGCGGCAGCCGAGGCTATCGACACGATAGGAGCCGTTAGGGGCAGGGGTTCGGCATGCGGCGGTGGATATCGTCGATGGCAGTCAACACATCGTCGTCGAGCTTCAGGCCCTCGCTGGCGAGGTTGCTCTCCAACTGCTCCATGGTCGTGGCACCAATGATGTTGCTGGTCAGGAAGCTGCGCGAATTGACGAATGCCAGCGCCATTTGCGCGGGGTCGAGCCCATGCGCGTTGGCCAGATCGACGTAGGCTTGTGTCGCGGCGTCGGCTTCGGGCGACGTATAGCGTTTGAAGCGCTCATAGAGCGTCAAGCGGCCTTTTGGCGGCTGGGCGCCGTTGAGATACTTACCGGACAGCACGCCAAACCCCAGCGGCGAGTAGGCCAGTAACCCGACGTCTTCGCGATGGGCAATTTCTGCCAAGCCTACTTCGAACGAGCGGTTCAACAGATTGTAAGGGTTTTGTATGGAGGCAACGCGGGGCAGGCCCAGTTGATCAGAGAGCTGAAGCATCCGCATGACGCCCCAGGGCGTTTCATTGGAGAGACCGATGGCGCGAATCTTCCCAGCATCGACCAGCTCTTTCAGAGCGGAAAGCGTCTCTTCCAGCGGGGTGGCGTCTTCCTGCTCCGCGTGGGTGTAGCCGAGTTTGCCAAAAAAGTTGGTGTGACGATCAGGCCAGTGCAATTGGTACAGATCGACATAGTCCGTTTGCAGGCGCTCAAGGCTGGTGTCGATAGCTTGGTGGAGATGGTTGCGGCTCATCTTAGGGCCGCCGCGAATGTGTTCTAAACCTGGGCCTGCCGCTTTGGTGGCAATGATCACATCGTCGCGAGCACCGCGAGCGTTTAGCCAACTGCCGATATAGGCTTCCGTCCGGCCTTGCGTCTCTGCCTTTGGCGGAACCGGGTACATTTCTGCCGTGTCGATAAAGTTGATACCGAACGCGACCGCGCGGTCGAGCTGCTCATGAGCCTCGGCTTCGCTGTTCTGTTCACCAAAGGTCATCGTGCCTAGACAGAGTCGGCTGACCTCCATCCCGGTTCTCCCCAGTGGGCGCGTTTGCATGCTTGTCTCCTCGCTTAGGCAAAAACGTGGCTGGAAAATGAGCGATGCCTATCGACGTTACCAGCCTGTGGGAGGCATGTTAGCGAGGCTCTACAAAAGCAGCAAATCAAGAGGGTTGAGTCAGGACGACGGCAGGCGTATGCTTGCCAGCCCATTGACCGGCCAAGCGCCGGTTTATCGTATGGTTAGCCATCGTGGAAGGTGAGATGGTTAGCCGAAGGTCTCAACAGATAGGCAGGGTGGTTTGCCATGCCGCAGGCATCATCGTTGTTTACCCGGTTGGAGTTTCGTCTCGCCGAGCAGCTGTTTCACACCCGTTGGTTACTTCCGCGTTCACCGCGCACGCAGCGTCTCACCATGCGACTGTTCAAGCGGTGTGCCGAAGCGGGGCACCCGGATGCACAGTCGATCTATGGGCACATGTTGTTCCACCGCAGCTTGTCGCCACAGGATAAAGCGCGTGGCGCGCGCTACGTACTGGAAGCGGCCCAGGCAGGCGATGTAAAGTCACAGTATCAGGTGGCACAAATTCATGAGCACGGCTGTGTGCAGTATCCTCGCCGTGAGGATTATGCGGTGACGTGGTACGCCCGTGCAGCGCAGGCAGGCCACTATCTGGCAGCGGATCGCCTGGCGCGTGCCTACCGCTTGGGCGAGCTAGGCTTAGCCGTGGATCATGAACAAGCCGACTACTGGCAGCGTATGGCCGAGCGGCAGCCTGCGGCGGAAATGGCCGCCGCCTGAGCCCCGTACCCGGTGGCGATATAGAAAAGAGGAAATCAGTGTCCGAGACGCTACCTACAGTGCTAGATATTGAAGCGTCCGGATTCGGGCGCGGCAGCTATCCGATCGAGGTGGGCATCGCCCGCGCCGACGGTAGCTGCTGCGCGTTTCTTATTCAGCCGTTGGATGAGTGGGTGCATTGGGACCCCAAAGCAGAGCTTCTGCATGGCATCTCTCGCGAGCGGCTGATGAAAGAGGGCTACCCAGTGCGCCAAGTGGCCCAGTGGCTCAACGACGAGCTGCGGGAGCTAGGTAAGGCGTACAGCGATAGCTGGGGCTACGATAATACGTGGCTATCGTTGCTGTTCCACCATGCTGGTATGTTGC includes:
- a CDS encoding Tim44 domain-containing protein; its protein translation is MLRQFFVMLLVSVMGVSAAIEHAEARRLGGGSSMGSVSRSADRPASTPAQQQAQGTQQQAGAASAARRGGMGGMMGGLLAGGLLAALFFGGAFDELRLMDLLVMAGVAVLAIVAFRAFMRQRRPASVTHGYQRERQEMPHASTSHFKATPGSLASGLQSTPAWFDKERFLGGAKEHFMTLQRAWDNNDFSKIQEYVTPELYNLLRQERAEQPANNQTEVVKLFAELGDVNEYEGYAEATVIFHGILDENGEQTEFNETWHLTRSMRDQAPWYLQGIEQNPGA
- a CDS encoding isochorismatase family protein codes for the protein MRLDQSRSVLLMIDFQAGLLPVIEGGEAAIKEAAWLAGIAGALQVPVWLTEQYPERLGGTTPTLLEGLGTHELWQKRHFSATEEESFSQALAALGRKQVIVCGTEAHICVLQSALGLLEAGYQVFWLSEATASRRSDEARLARQRACANGAVAVSADMVAYEWLHRCDTATFKEIHRRFLKPRSAQAVTFY
- the yaaA gene encoding peroxide stress protein YaaA, translated to MLSVISPAKTLDFETPPTTQNVTQPDFLEHSQPLIDILRGYSPQKISDLMGISDKLAGLNAARFAEWQPPFSLDNAKPAVQAFQGDVYAGLEAETFSDADNQFAQQHLRILSGLYGLLRPLDLIQAYRLEMGTKLPNDAGKDLYAYWKPLLTPALNSAIAESGSKVLVNLASNEYFKAIEAKKLDARVITPVFKDEKNGTFKIISFYAKKARGLMSAWIIRQQINDPEALKDFDVAGYRFDSAASEGDTLVFTRRETDR
- a CDS encoding NADP(H)-dependent aldo-keto reductase, with product MQTRPLGRTGMEVSRLCLGTMTFGEQNSEAEAHEQLDRAVAFGINFIDTAEMYPVPPKAETQGRTEAYIGSWLNARGARDDVIIATKAAGPGLEHIRGGPKMSRNHLHQAIDTSLERLQTDYVDLYQLHWPDRHTNFFGKLGYTHAEQEDATPLEETLSALKELVDAGKIRAIGLSNETPWGVMRMLQLSDQLGLPRVASIQNPYNLLNRSFEVGLAEIAHREDVGLLAYSPLGFGVLSGKYLNGAQPPKGRLTLYERFKRYTSPEADAATQAYVDLANAHGLDPAQMALAFVNSRSFLTSNIIGATTMEQLESNLASEGLKLDDDVLTAIDDIHRRMPNPCP
- a CDS encoding tetratricopeptide repeat protein, whose translation is MPQASSLFTRLEFRLAEQLFHTRWLLPRSPRTQRLTMRLFKRCAEAGHPDAQSIYGHMLFHRSLSPQDKARGARYVLEAAQAGDVKSQYQVAQIHEHGCVQYPRREDYAVTWYARAAQAGHYLAADRLARAYRLGELGLAVDHEQADYWQRMAERQPAAEMAAA